The Williamwhitmania sp. nucleotide sequence TTTCACTTGGAAACGCAATTGCAAAATAGGAGAAACCGGGTTTGACCCGGTTTTTTTGGCTCCATAATAGACCAAGTTCAACCTCTTAAATGAAAAAACCGCCGACATACAGTCGACGGCTAGGTAAGCAAATTAAGGTTTAGGTATTAGGTTTAGGGTTTTGCGGTTATAGTTCTAGTATTGTTCCAGCATAGGTGAGCCCGCCACCAAAGCCGAAAAGGAGTATTTTGTGACCTTTTTTCAACTTACCACTCTTCAAGCCCTCATAAATGGCAAGTGGAATGGAGGCAGATGAGGTGTTACCATAGAGCTGTATGCTTTCGAGCGTTTTGCTCATGGGTAGACCAACGCTTTGGGTAATGGATTCAATAATGCGCATGTTGGCGCTGTGAGGAATAAACCAGTCGATGTCTTCCACTGTAAGGTTGTTTTGCCTCAGCAGCTCGCCAATTTTATCACTCACAGTTTGCACAGCCCACTTAAAAACGGCTTTTCCATTCTGCACTATTTTATGGCTATCGATAACCTTAACGCCATTGACCACATCAGATAGGTGGGTCATATATAGGTCCTTCCCACCTTCGCCACTTGTGCCGGTAAGCCCTCTATACATTTTTCCTGCAGCACCATTTTCAATTATGGCTACACCCGCAGCATCGCCAAAGAGTATGCAGGTAGTTCGGTCGGTGAAGTCGGTAATCTTTGTAAGAGTTTCGCCTCCAAACACCAGTATCTTCTTATACATGCCTGATGCAACAAGGCTTTGGGCCATAATGAGC carries:
- a CDS encoding ketoacyl-ACP synthase III, with the translated sequence MNPRISAVSAFAPKKVVTNHDFEKQIDTTDEWIKTRTGISERHYAAETEFTTDLCVEAALRMVTEEKVSIDDTDFIIVATITPDQIFPSVASQVANRLGLNSVGAMDISAACAGWVYGLIMAQSLVASGMYKKILVFGGETLTKITDFTDRTTCILFGDAAGVAIIENGAAGKMYRGLTGTSGEGGKDLYMTHLSDVVNGVKVIDSHKIVQNGKAVFKWAVQTVSDKIGELLRQNNLTVEDIDWFIPHSANMRIIESITQSVGLPMSKTLESIQLYGNTSSASIPLAIYEGLKSGKLKKGHKILLFGFGGGLTYAGTILEL